One window of Triticum dicoccoides isolate Atlit2015 ecotype Zavitan chromosome 5A, WEW_v2.0, whole genome shotgun sequence genomic DNA carries:
- the LOC119297130 gene encoding uncharacterized protein LOC119297130, producing MRPLAPFSNLWPQGDSSGTSRLITNIATRETPRSCARGPRGDPPPGATPAAYSVDFGPYQIEPLDLIPKLTGDHPISSRTPSSLLDALEHSVESFDFTVLIHIRQCDSRASWTTGADAIVNHSRTTAVFFSGEDSA from the exons ATGCGACCCCTTGCTCCCTTCTCCAATCTGTGGCCACAGGGAGACTCCTCTGGAACCTCTCGTCTGATTACCAACATCGCCACAAGAGAAACGCCCCGATCTTGTGCTCGCGGACCTCGAGGAGATCCACCGCCCGGAGCAACTCCGGCGGCTTATTCCGTCGATTTTG GACCCTACCAAATCGAGCCCCTGGACCTCATCCCGAAGCTCACCGGCGACCATCCCATCTCCAGCCGCACGCCCTCGTCACTACTGGACGCCTTGGAACACTCCGTGGAGTCCTTTGACTTCACCGTGCTGATACACATCCGCCAGTGTGATTCCCGAGCCTCGTGGACCACTGGAGCCGACGCCATCGTCAACCACAGCCGCACCACCGCCGTGTTCTTCTCCGGCGAAGATTCTG